A single Pangasianodon hypophthalmus isolate fPanHyp1 chromosome 27, fPanHyp1.pri, whole genome shotgun sequence DNA region contains:
- the LOC113525670 gene encoding neurofilament heavy polypeptide isoform X4 encodes MAESARHADTGGTGAAGPAKVMTSSPVSEKKHQRNGHASPAHQSANQSSPTAGKQTETLTPPSVSEKKPLTNGHASPVRHPANSSNGQTGNQCVESLLTTDDRMRLARERREERERSLAMREQALMEKERRARLQYERTREERWRRLEEQRQKEEQRRAAVEEKRRQQLEEEKERLEALMRKSLERSLQLENRNKRGTWGMNGQSDYALPHDLIAPSPATNELGNVHHGHMTSVDNLTLHRLCTHTHSSLARCSSDAELCVPCPRYTVPSSPHRSLYCASPSRRRANTVAMEMGGANSAPNTPKKERLRTERRTPTGSPVRRAESPADVIRRTASPKLSPKSRNQSPVPLHHYPPSPLRHRPSTPVTDDNKVTANSQAQEVKGHDPADKKLLTEVSAECVSGACKAENLKPADRGTDRSTEHSPLTSGKAVAGTTDGDEGARVLAERRRLSRVQKEQEEKDRLKAEQLKKKQEEKEMKEEKKRKADEEKELQEKQEVERQLMKQQEEQERQQRKKRIEEIMKRTRKSDGEMKREDSQEAHSPPSHTHSHTLSPPGEVQVNSQVKGEVKAPPTGAQVSSTPQNQVKPHTPESIIKQHESAEKSSHTPAQVLHNTPSLNSPDHRGTAVKVDITPVTPQRSSPVREEQSAHVRKINSSSDKVQEMQVKISAENHEKKHLPVKEREHGTGQVISPELTQVIKQEPSGQVKSSPSEQVKSSTSQQVNSPVKTPNLEQVNSPVKSPNIQQVNSQVKCPTVQQVNSPVKTPALEQVNSPVKSPNIQQVNSQVKCPTVQQVNSQVKSLSAQQVNSPVKTPTLEQMNSQVKTPTAQQVNSQVKSPISQQVNSQVKSPTTQQVTSPVKSPTSQQVNSPVKSPTSQQVNSQVKSPTAQQVNSQVKSPTSQQVNSQVKSPTTQQVTSPVKSPTSQQVNSPVKSPTSQQVNSQVKSPTAQQVTSSVKSPTVQQANSQVKSPTAQQVNSPVKSPTPQQVNSQVKSPTPQQVNSQVKSPTAQQVNSQVKSQTSQQVNSPVKSSTAQQVNSQVKSPPVQQVNSPVKSPTSQQVNSPVKSPTAQQVNSQVKSPTLEQVNSPVKSPTAQQLNSQVKSPTSQQVNSQVKTPTAQQVNSQVKTPTAQQVNSQVKTPTAQQVTSSVKSPTVQQANSPVKTPALEQVNSQVKSPTFQEGPSQVKNPTTQQVNSQMKSGQVNGQVSSQVKTIMTSSQVTSKKTLSSSSPLSPLPASQFPAPVSDLECLEKRGGARKESADEVQSMEVSPVSKEELISIPKFSPISEVQNVVSNTRALEDLLDLTGHVTYPIMPRSTALGDCNKNVIEPKQTSNTLNTRSRKE; translated from the exons ATGGCGGAGAGCGCGAGACACGCAGACACCGGAGGTACAGGTGCAGCAGGtccag CTAaagtgatgacatcatcaccaGTTTCTGAAAAGAAACATCAGAGAAATGGCCACGCCTCCCCAGCTCaccagtcagccaatcagagcagccCAACCGCTGGTAAACAGA CTGAAACGTTGACTCCGCCCTCTGTGTCAGAGAAGAAGCCTCTGACCAATGGGCACGCTTCACCTGTCCGCCATCCAGCCAATAGCAGCAACGGCCAGACAGGTAAccagt GTGTGGAGTCTCTCCTCACAACAGACGACAGGATGCGACTGGCCAGAGAGAgacgagaggagagagagaggagtctgG cgatGAGGGAGCAGGCTCTGATGGAGAAGGAGCGCCGCGCTCGTCTGCAGTACGAGAGAACGAGGGAGGAGAGGTGGAGGCGGCTGGAGGAGCAGAGGCAGAAGGAGGAGCAGCGCAGAGCCGCCgtggaggagaagaggaggcAGCAGCTTGAGGAGGAAAAG gagcgTCTGGAGGCTCTGATGAGGAAATCACTGGAGCGAAGTCTTCAACTGGAGAACAGAAACAAACGCGGGACCTGGGGGATGAACGGACAGA GCGACTATGCTCTCCCCCATGACCTCATCGCTCCCTCTCCTGCTACCAACGAATTAGGCAACG TCCATcatggtcacatgacctctgTGGACAACCTGACACTCCATcgtctctgtacacacacacactcctcactcgCTCGCTGCAGCAGTGACGCCGAGCTGTGTGTGCCCTGCCCACGgtacacag TTCCCTCCAGTCCTCACAGGTCGCTGTACTGCGCGTCACCGAGCCGTCGCCGTGCCAAcactgttgccatggagatggGTGGGGCAAATTCAGCCCCAAATACCCCAAAG aaggaGAGATTGCGCACAGAGAGAAGGACGCCGACTGGATCACCTGTAAGACGAGCCGAATCTCCTGCTGATGTCATCCGGCGCACCGCCTCGCCAAA gttgTCTCCAAAGAGTCGTAATCAGTCTCCTGTCCCGCTCCATCATTACCCTCCGTCCCCTCTGAGACACAGACCCTCGACACCCGTCACCGATGACAACAAGGTCACCGCTAACAGCCAAGCCcaagaggtcaaaggtcatgacCCTGCAGATAAGAAGCTGCTGACGGAGGTCAGTGCAGAATGTGTGAGTGGAGCCTGTAAAGCAGAGAACCTCAAACCTGCAGACAGAGGCACAGACAGGAGCACAG AACATTCACCTTTGACCTCTGGAAAGGCCGTCGCCGGGACAACGGATGGAGACGAGGGGGCTCGGGTTTTGGCAGAGCGACGGCGTCTCAGTCGCGTACAGAAGGAGCAGGAGGAAaaggacag GCTGAAAGCTGAGCAGCTCAAGAAGAAGCAGGAGGAAAAGGAgatgaaggaggagaagaagagaaaagcagATGAAGAGAAGGAGCTTCAGGAG aaacagGAGGTGGAGAGACAGCTGATGaagcagcaggaggagcaggagcGACAGCAGAGGAAAAAG AGAATCGAGGAGATCATGAAGAGGACGCGGAAGAGCGATGGAGAAATGAAG AGAGAGGACAGTCAGGAGGCTCATTCCccgccgtcacacacacactcacacacactgtctccgCCGG GTGAAGTCCAGGTGAACTCACAGGTAAAAGGTGAGGtgaaagccccgcccactgGTGCACAGGTGAGCTCCACCCCACAAAACCAG GTGAAGCCACACACACCTGAAAGCATCATCAAGCAGCATGAGAGTGCAGAGaagagctcacacacacctgcacaggtgCTGCACAACACTCCATCATTAAACTCTCCTGATCATAGAGGAACAGCTGTAAAAGTGGACATCACTCCAGTGACACCTCAGAGAAGCTCACCTGTGAGAGAGGAACAGAGCGCTCACGTGAGGAAGATCAACAGTTCATCAGACAAGGTGCAGGAGATGCAGGTGAAGATCTCTGCTGAAAACCATGAGAAGAAACATCTTCCAGTCAAGGAGAGAGAGCATGGAACAGGCCAGGTGATCAGCCCTGAACTCACACAGGTGATCAAACAGGAGCCCAGTGGCCAGGTTAAAAGTTCCCCCTCTGAACAAGTGAAGAGTTCAACCTCTCAACAGGTGAACAGCCCAGTGAAGACTCCAAACTTAGAGCAGGTGAACAGCCCAGTGAAGAGTCCAAACATTCAGCAGGTGAACAGCCAGGTGAAATGTCCAACTGTTCAGCAGGTGAACAGCCCAGTGAAGACTCCAGCCTTAGAGCAGGTGAACAGCCCAGTGAAGAGTCCAAACATTCAACAGGTGAACAGCCAGGTGAAATGTCCAACTGTTCAGCAGGTGAACAGCCAGGTGAAAAGTCTGTCCGCTCAACAGGTGAACAGCCCAGTGAAGACTCCAACCTTAGAGCAGATGAACAGCCAGGTGAAGACTCCCACTGCTCAGCAGGTGAACAGCCAGGTGAAAAGTCCAATCTCTCAGCAGGTGAACAGCCAGGTGAAAAGTCCAACCACTCAGCAGGTGACCAGCCCGGTGAAGAGTCCAACCTCTCAGCAGGTGAACAGCCCAGTGAAGAGTCCAACCTCTCAGCAGGTGAACAGCCAGGTGAAGAGTCCAACAGCTCAGCAGGTGAACAGCCAGGTGAAAAGTCCAACCTCTCAGCAGGTGAACAGCCAGGTGAAAAGTCCAACCACTCAGCAGGTGACCAGCCCGGTGAAGAGTCCAACCTCTCAGCAGGTGAACAGCCCAGTGAAGAGTCCAACCTCTCAGCAGGTGAACAGCCAGGTGAAGAGTCCAACTGCTCAGCAGGTGACCAGCTCAGTGAAGAGTCCAACTGTTCAGCAGGCGAACAGCCAGGTGAAGAGTCCAACAGCTCAGCAGGTGAACAGCCCAGTGAAAAGTCCAACCCCTCAGCAGGTGAACAGCCAGGTGAAGAGTCCAACCCCTCAGCAGGTGAACAGCCAGGTGAAAAGTCCAACAGCTCAGCAGGTGAACAGCCAGGTGAAGAGTCAAACCTCTCAGCAGGTGAACAGCCCAGTGAAAAGTTCAACTGCTCAGCAGGTGAACAGCCAGGTGAAGAGTCCACCTGTTCAGCAGGTGAACAGCCCAGTGAAAAGTCCAACCTCTCAGCAGGTGAACAGCCCAGTGAAGAGTCCAACAGCTCAGCAGGTGAACAGCCAGGTGAAGAGTCCAACCTTAGAGCAGGTGAACAGCCCAGTGAAAAGTCCAACTGCTCAGCAGTTGAACAGCCAGGTGAAGAGTCCAACCTCTCAGCAGGTGAACAGCCAGGTGAAGACTCCAACTGCTCAGCAGGTGAACAGCCAGGTGAAGACTCCAACTGCTCAGCAGGTGAACAGCCAGGTGAAGACTCCAACTGCTCAGCAGGTGACCAGCTCAGTGAAGAGTCCAACTGTTCAGCAGGCGAACAGCCCAGTAAAGACTCCAGCCTTAGAGCAGGTGAACAGCCAGGTGAAGAGTCCAACCTTCCAAGAGGGGCCCAGCCAGGTGAAAAACCCCACCACCCAGCAGGTGAACAGTCAGATGAAGAGTGGGCAAGTGAATGGCCAGGTGAGCTCGCAGGTGAAAACTATCATGACATCATCACAGGTGACATCAAAGAAGACATTGAGTAGCTCCTCCCCACTCAGCCCACTACCTGCATCACAGTTCCCAGCACCTGTCAGTGACTTGGAGTGTCTAgagaaaaggggcggagccagaAAGGAGTCGGCTGATGAGGTGCAGTCGATGGAGGTCAG CCCCGTGTCTAAAGAGGAACTGATCTCAATCCCGAAGTTTTCTCCGATCTCTGAAGTTCAGAACGTGGTGAGCAACACTCGAGCGCTGGAGGACCTGCTGGATCTGACTGGTCATGTGACGTATCCCATAATGCCGCGCAGCACCGCGCTCGGAGACTGCAACAAAAACGTGATTGAGCCGAAACAGACttctaacacactgaacacgaGAAGCAGAAAGGAGTGa
- the LOC113525670 gene encoding neurofilament heavy polypeptide isoform X8 — protein MAESARHADTGGTGAAGPAKVMTSSPVSEKKHQRNGHASPAHQSANQSSPTAGKQTETLTPPSVSEKKPLTNGHASPVRHPANSSNGQTGNQCVESLLTTDDRMRLARERREERERSLAMREQALMEKERRARLQYERTREERWRRLEEQRQKEEQRRAAVEEKRRQQLEEEKERLEALMRKSLERSLQLENRNKRGTWGMNGQIHHGHMTSVDNLTLHRLCTHTHSSLARCSSDAELCVPCPRYTVPSSPHRSLYCASPSRRRANTVAMEMGGANSAPNTPKKERLRTERRTPTGSPVRRAESPADVIRRTASPKLSPKSRNQSPVPLHHYPPSPLRHRPSTPVTDDNKVTANSQAQEVKGHDPADKKLLTEVSAECVSGACKAENLKPADRGTDRSTEHSPLTSGKAVAGTTDGDEGARVLAERRRLSRVQKEQEEKDRLKAEQLKKKQEEKEMKEEKKRKADEEKELQEKQEVERQLMKQQEEQERQQRKKRIEEIMKRTRKSDGEMKREDSQEAHSPPSHTHSHTLSPPGEVQVNSQVKGEVKAPPTGAQVSSTPQNQTLLRGQVKPHTPESIIKQHESAEKSSHTPAQVLHNTPSLNSPDHRGTAVKVDITPVTPQRSSPVREEQSAHVRKINSSSDKVQEMQVKISAENHEKKHLPVKEREHGTGQVISPELTQVIKQEPSGQVKSSPSEQVKSSTSQQVNSPVKTPNLEQVNSPVKSPNIQQVNSQVKCPTVQQVNSPVKTPALEQVNSPVKSPNIQQVNSQVKCPTVQQVNSQVKSLSAQQVNSPVKTPTLEQMNSQVKTPTAQQVNSQVKSPISQQVNSQVKSPTTQQVTSPVKSPTSQQVNSPVKSPTSQQVNSQVKSPTAQQVNSQVKSPTSQQVNSQVKSPTTQQVTSPVKSPTSQQVNSPVKSPTSQQVNSQVKSPTAQQVTSSVKSPTVQQANSQVKSPTAQQVNSPVKSPTPQQVNSQVKSPTPQQVNSQVKSPTAQQVNSQVKSQTSQQVNSPVKSSTAQQVNSQVKSPPVQQVNSPVKSPTSQQVNSPVKSPTAQQVNSQVKSPTLEQVNSPVKSPTAQQLNSQVKSPTSQQVNSQVKTPTAQQVNSQVKTPTAQQVNSQVKTPTAQQVTSSVKSPTVQQANSPVKTPALEQVNSQVKSPTFQEGPSQVKNPTTQQVNSQMKSGQVNGQVSSQVKTIMTSSQVTSKKTLSSSSPLSPLPASQFPAPVSDLECLEKRGGARKESADEVQSMEVSPVSKEELISIPKFSPISEVQNVVSNTRALEDLLDLTGHVTYPIMPRSTALGDCNKNVIEPKQTSNTLNTRSRKE, from the exons ATGGCGGAGAGCGCGAGACACGCAGACACCGGAGGTACAGGTGCAGCAGGtccag CTAaagtgatgacatcatcaccaGTTTCTGAAAAGAAACATCAGAGAAATGGCCACGCCTCCCCAGCTCaccagtcagccaatcagagcagccCAACCGCTGGTAAACAGA CTGAAACGTTGACTCCGCCCTCTGTGTCAGAGAAGAAGCCTCTGACCAATGGGCACGCTTCACCTGTCCGCCATCCAGCCAATAGCAGCAACGGCCAGACAGGTAAccagt GTGTGGAGTCTCTCCTCACAACAGACGACAGGATGCGACTGGCCAGAGAGAgacgagaggagagagagaggagtctgG cgatGAGGGAGCAGGCTCTGATGGAGAAGGAGCGCCGCGCTCGTCTGCAGTACGAGAGAACGAGGGAGGAGAGGTGGAGGCGGCTGGAGGAGCAGAGGCAGAAGGAGGAGCAGCGCAGAGCCGCCgtggaggagaagaggaggcAGCAGCTTGAGGAGGAAAAG gagcgTCTGGAGGCTCTGATGAGGAAATCACTGGAGCGAAGTCTTCAACTGGAGAACAGAAACAAACGCGGGACCTGGGGGATGAACGGACAGA TCCATcatggtcacatgacctctgTGGACAACCTGACACTCCATcgtctctgtacacacacacactcctcactcgCTCGCTGCAGCAGTGACGCCGAGCTGTGTGTGCCCTGCCCACGgtacacag TTCCCTCCAGTCCTCACAGGTCGCTGTACTGCGCGTCACCGAGCCGTCGCCGTGCCAAcactgttgccatggagatggGTGGGGCAAATTCAGCCCCAAATACCCCAAAG aaggaGAGATTGCGCACAGAGAGAAGGACGCCGACTGGATCACCTGTAAGACGAGCCGAATCTCCTGCTGATGTCATCCGGCGCACCGCCTCGCCAAA gttgTCTCCAAAGAGTCGTAATCAGTCTCCTGTCCCGCTCCATCATTACCCTCCGTCCCCTCTGAGACACAGACCCTCGACACCCGTCACCGATGACAACAAGGTCACCGCTAACAGCCAAGCCcaagaggtcaaaggtcatgacCCTGCAGATAAGAAGCTGCTGACGGAGGTCAGTGCAGAATGTGTGAGTGGAGCCTGTAAAGCAGAGAACCTCAAACCTGCAGACAGAGGCACAGACAGGAGCACAG AACATTCACCTTTGACCTCTGGAAAGGCCGTCGCCGGGACAACGGATGGAGACGAGGGGGCTCGGGTTTTGGCAGAGCGACGGCGTCTCAGTCGCGTACAGAAGGAGCAGGAGGAAaaggacag GCTGAAAGCTGAGCAGCTCAAGAAGAAGCAGGAGGAAAAGGAgatgaaggaggagaagaagagaaaagcagATGAAGAGAAGGAGCTTCAGGAG aaacagGAGGTGGAGAGACAGCTGATGaagcagcaggaggagcaggagcGACAGCAGAGGAAAAAG AGAATCGAGGAGATCATGAAGAGGACGCGGAAGAGCGATGGAGAAATGAAG AGAGAGGACAGTCAGGAGGCTCATTCCccgccgtcacacacacactcacacacactgtctccgCCGG GTGAAGTCCAGGTGAACTCACAGGTAAAAGGTGAGGtgaaagccccgcccactgGTGCACAGGTGAGCTCCACCCCACAAAACCAG ACGCTGTTACGTGGACAGGTGAAGCCACACACACCTGAAAGCATCATCAAGCAGCATGAGAGTGCAGAGaagagctcacacacacctgcacaggtgCTGCACAACACTCCATCATTAAACTCTCCTGATCATAGAGGAACAGCTGTAAAAGTGGACATCACTCCAGTGACACCTCAGAGAAGCTCACCTGTGAGAGAGGAACAGAGCGCTCACGTGAGGAAGATCAACAGTTCATCAGACAAGGTGCAGGAGATGCAGGTGAAGATCTCTGCTGAAAACCATGAGAAGAAACATCTTCCAGTCAAGGAGAGAGAGCATGGAACAGGCCAGGTGATCAGCCCTGAACTCACACAGGTGATCAAACAGGAGCCCAGTGGCCAGGTTAAAAGTTCCCCCTCTGAACAAGTGAAGAGTTCAACCTCTCAACAGGTGAACAGCCCAGTGAAGACTCCAAACTTAGAGCAGGTGAACAGCCCAGTGAAGAGTCCAAACATTCAGCAGGTGAACAGCCAGGTGAAATGTCCAACTGTTCAGCAGGTGAACAGCCCAGTGAAGACTCCAGCCTTAGAGCAGGTGAACAGCCCAGTGAAGAGTCCAAACATTCAACAGGTGAACAGCCAGGTGAAATGTCCAACTGTTCAGCAGGTGAACAGCCAGGTGAAAAGTCTGTCCGCTCAACAGGTGAACAGCCCAGTGAAGACTCCAACCTTAGAGCAGATGAACAGCCAGGTGAAGACTCCCACTGCTCAGCAGGTGAACAGCCAGGTGAAAAGTCCAATCTCTCAGCAGGTGAACAGCCAGGTGAAAAGTCCAACCACTCAGCAGGTGACCAGCCCGGTGAAGAGTCCAACCTCTCAGCAGGTGAACAGCCCAGTGAAGAGTCCAACCTCTCAGCAGGTGAACAGCCAGGTGAAGAGTCCAACAGCTCAGCAGGTGAACAGCCAGGTGAAAAGTCCAACCTCTCAGCAGGTGAACAGCCAGGTGAAAAGTCCAACCACTCAGCAGGTGACCAGCCCGGTGAAGAGTCCAACCTCTCAGCAGGTGAACAGCCCAGTGAAGAGTCCAACCTCTCAGCAGGTGAACAGCCAGGTGAAGAGTCCAACTGCTCAGCAGGTGACCAGCTCAGTGAAGAGTCCAACTGTTCAGCAGGCGAACAGCCAGGTGAAGAGTCCAACAGCTCAGCAGGTGAACAGCCCAGTGAAAAGTCCAACCCCTCAGCAGGTGAACAGCCAGGTGAAGAGTCCAACCCCTCAGCAGGTGAACAGCCAGGTGAAAAGTCCAACAGCTCAGCAGGTGAACAGCCAGGTGAAGAGTCAAACCTCTCAGCAGGTGAACAGCCCAGTGAAAAGTTCAACTGCTCAGCAGGTGAACAGCCAGGTGAAGAGTCCACCTGTTCAGCAGGTGAACAGCCCAGTGAAAAGTCCAACCTCTCAGCAGGTGAACAGCCCAGTGAAGAGTCCAACAGCTCAGCAGGTGAACAGCCAGGTGAAGAGTCCAACCTTAGAGCAGGTGAACAGCCCAGTGAAAAGTCCAACTGCTCAGCAGTTGAACAGCCAGGTGAAGAGTCCAACCTCTCAGCAGGTGAACAGCCAGGTGAAGACTCCAACTGCTCAGCAGGTGAACAGCCAGGTGAAGACTCCAACTGCTCAGCAGGTGAACAGCCAGGTGAAGACTCCAACTGCTCAGCAGGTGACCAGCTCAGTGAAGAGTCCAACTGTTCAGCAGGCGAACAGCCCAGTAAAGACTCCAGCCTTAGAGCAGGTGAACAGCCAGGTGAAGAGTCCAACCTTCCAAGAGGGGCCCAGCCAGGTGAAAAACCCCACCACCCAGCAGGTGAACAGTCAGATGAAGAGTGGGCAAGTGAATGGCCAGGTGAGCTCGCAGGTGAAAACTATCATGACATCATCACAGGTGACATCAAAGAAGACATTGAGTAGCTCCTCCCCACTCAGCCCACTACCTGCATCACAGTTCCCAGCACCTGTCAGTGACTTGGAGTGTCTAgagaaaaggggcggagccagaAAGGAGTCGGCTGATGAGGTGCAGTCGATGGAGGTCAG CCCCGTGTCTAAAGAGGAACTGATCTCAATCCCGAAGTTTTCTCCGATCTCTGAAGTTCAGAACGTGGTGAGCAACACTCGAGCGCTGGAGGACCTGCTGGATCTGACTGGTCATGTGACGTATCCCATAATGCCGCGCAGCACCGCGCTCGGAGACTGCAACAAAAACGTGATTGAGCCGAAACAGACttctaacacactgaacacgaGAAGCAGAAAGGAGTGa